The region GGCCGTGCTGCGCCCCCTGATCTCGCCGAACAACACGATCAACGCCAACCCGGGCAACAACTCGCTGGTGATCACCGATTACGCGGATAACCTCAAGCGCCTGGCGAAGATCATCGCCGCGCTCGACGTGCCCGCGTCGACGGACCTGGACGTGATTCCCGTGCGCTATGCCATCGCCTCCGACCTGGCCTCGATGGTGAATAAACTGATGGAAGGCGGCAATGCGGCCGGCGCCGCAGGGGCCGACGCGGGCAAGGTGTCCGTGCTGGCCGACCCGCGCACCAATTCGCTGGTGCTGCGCGCGCCATCGGCGGCGCGCGCCAATCTGGCCAAGTCGCTGATCTCGAAGCTGGACCAGCCCACCACGCAGCTGGGCAATGTGCACGTGGTGTACCTGAAAAACGCGGACGCCACCAAGCTGGCGCAGACCCTGCGCTCGGTGGTGACGTCGGACGGCACGGCCGCCTCGGCGCAGCAGGGCAATACCAGCAACCTCGCCACGAACAACCAGATCAGCCAGAACAACAGCGGCATGAACACTGGCCTGGGCGGCAATACGCAAAGCGGCACCACGGGCGGCGCTTCGCTGAGCAACGGGCCGCAGCAACTGTCGTCGGGCGGCGCGGCCGGCTTCATCCAGGCCGACGCATCGACGAATACCCTGATCCTGACCTGCAACGAAGCCGTCTACCGCAACCTGCGCGCCGTGATCGACCAGCTCGACGTGCGCCGCGCCCAGGTCTACATCGAGGCGCTGATCGTCGAAGTGACGTCGGCCAAGGCGTCCGAGTTCGGCGTGCAGTGGCTGGGGCTTTCCGGCGACAGCGGCAGCAGCTACCGCGTGGGCGCGCTGCAGTCGTTCGCCGGCGGCACCGACAACAATATCGCCAAGCTGGCGCTGGGCGGCGGCAAGGTGCTGCCAACGGGCGGCCTGACCCTGGGCATCTTCAAGCAGATCAACGGCGCGCTGGGCCTGGGCGCCGTGGCGCATGCGCTGGAATCGGACGGCAACGCGAACATCCTGTCGACACCGAACCTGATCACCCTGGACAATGAGCTGGCCACCATCAAGGTGGGCCAGAACGTGCCTATCCTGACGGGCCAGTACACCAGCACGGCCGGCACCAACACGAATCCGTTCCAGACCATCGACCGCAAGGAAGTGGGCCTGACCCTGAAGGTGCGTCCGCAGATTTCCGAAGGCGGCACCATCAAGCTGGGCATCTATCATGAGACGTCGAGCGTGGACAAATCCACGTCGACGGCCGTCAGCGGCATCACCATCAACAACCGCGTGATCGAGAACAATGTGCTGGCCGACGACGGCCAGATCATCGTGCTCGGTGGCCTGATCGAGGACAGCACGGGCGACAACGCGGAAAAAGTGCGCGGCCTGGGCGACATTCCCCTGATCGGCAACCTGTTCAAATACCAGACGCGCGAGCGCAAGAAAACCAATCTGATGAT is a window of Janthinobacterium rivuli DNA encoding:
- the gspD gene encoding type II secretion system secretin GspD, which gives rise to MKKPSVSPITSSFSLRRLSAAALLCCSVAGMPAPVWAAPGDEAALNFVGADIESVIKAVGHYTNINFVIDPRVKGTITLVSEKSISKTQAFALLASALRLQGYAVVSGDGYAKVVPEADAKLQSVPTQVGNGASQVKGDQIATQVFYLNYESSANLLAVLRPLISPNNTINANPGNNSLVITDYADNLKRLAKIIAALDVPASTDLDVIPVRYAIASDLASMVNKLMEGGNAAGAAGADAGKVSVLADPRTNSLVLRAPSAARANLAKSLISKLDQPTTQLGNVHVVYLKNADATKLAQTLRSVVTSDGTAASAQQGNTSNLATNNQISQNNSGMNTGLGGNTQSGTTGGASLSNGPQQLSSGGAAGFIQADASTNTLILTCNEAVYRNLRAVIDQLDVRRAQVYIEALIVEVTSAKASEFGVQWLGLSGDSGSSYRVGALQSFAGGTDNNIAKLALGGGKVLPTGGLTLGIFKQINGALGLGAVAHALESDGNANILSTPNLITLDNELATIKVGQNVPILTGQYTSTAGTNTNPFQTIDRKEVGLTLKVRPQISEGGTIKLGIYHETSSVDKSTSTAVSGITINNRVIENNVLADDGQIIVLGGLIEDSTGDNAEKVRGLGDIPLIGNLFKYQTRERKKTNLMIFLRPVIVRNKEQSGSLAADRYDYMRSAETAAVPATGNLMLKDLGTPVLPALQDGQPVGGNMVTRPVPPAPTPPPGAPANAATPPQSLLQQYQQQPQQQPQK